Proteins encoded in a region of the Scyliorhinus torazame isolate Kashiwa2021f chromosome 1, sScyTor2.1, whole genome shotgun sequence genome:
- the pef1 gene encoding peflin isoform X2: MASFPYGSNYPGSSGPAPGAPPGSYLSRQHQAGGQYGPHSGQYGGPPPGSPYGGPQPSAPYGTSAAGGLYGNQAPGAPYGAPPPGGHFGVPAQGGQCGPSAPGAPYGSASSGHYGGPAPGGPYGGQPYGIPQQGPYGSGDVPAGVDPEAYSWFQSVDADQSGYISLKELKQALVNGNWSTFNDDTCHLLLTMFDKNKLGKIDLYGFSALWGFLQQWRNMFQQFDRDRSGTINPQELQHALSQMGYNLSPQFVQFLATRYAQKTAQSTIQLDSFIQICTQLQSTTDAFKEKDTNRSGNARISYEDFLILAISCML, translated from the exons ATGGCGAGCTTCCCTTACGGCTCG AACTACCCAGGGTCATCAGGGCCTGCACCAGGGGCTCCACCAGGCAGCTACCTCTCAAGGCAACACCAAGCTGGAGGTCAATACGGCCCCCATTCTGGCCAGTACGGGGGCCCACCACCAGGTAGTCCTTACGGAGGGCCACAACCAAGCGCACCTTATGGAACATCAGCAGCAGGTGGGCTATATGGAAACCAAGCACCAGGTGCACCATATGGAGCTCCGCCACCAGGAGGGCACTTTGGAGTCCCTGCACAAGGAGGCCAGTGTGGACCTTCAGCTCCAGGAGCCCCATATGGGAGTGCATCTTCAGGACATtatggagggccagcaccaggtggTCCATATGGAGGACAGCCATATGGAATTCCACAGCAAGGGCCATATGGATCAG GTGATGTACCAGCAGGTGTAGATCCTGAAGCCTATTCTTGGTTCCAGTCCGTGGACGCAGATCAAAGTGGCTATATCTCGCTGAAGGAACTCAAGCAGGCACTTGTCAACGGCAACTGGTCAACATTTAATGACGACACCTGCCACTTGCTGCTCA CTATGTTTGATAAAAACAAACTTGGTAAGATCGACCTGTATGGTTTTTCCGCACTATGGGGATTTCTTCAGCAGTGGCGCAACATGTTCCAGCAGTTTGATCGGGATCGATCAGGAACCATAAACCCCCAGGAGCTACAACACG CTCTCTCTCAGATGGGTTACAACCTAAGCCCACAGTTTGTCCAGTTCCTTGCAACACGATATGCACAAAAAACCGCTCAGTCCACCATTCAGCTGGACAGTTTCATCCAGATTTGTACACAGTTGCAGAGCACAACTGATGCCTTCAAAGAGAAAGACACCAACCGTTCTGGAAATGCCCGCATCAGTTATGAGGACTTCCTCATTCTTGCTATATCATGCATGCTATGA
- the pef1 gene encoding peflin isoform X1, producing MASFPYGSNYPGSSGPAPGAPPGSYLSRQHQAGGQYGPHSGQYGGPPPGSPYGGPQPSAPYGTSAAGGLYGNQAPGAPYGAPPPGGHFGVPAQGGQCGPSAPGAPYGSASSGHYGGPAPGGPYGGQPYGIPQQGPYGSGAPSAGDVPAGVDPEAYSWFQSVDADQSGYISLKELKQALVNGNWSTFNDDTCHLLLTMFDKNKLGKIDLYGFSALWGFLQQWRNMFQQFDRDRSGTINPQELQHALSQMGYNLSPQFVQFLATRYAQKTAQSTIQLDSFIQICTQLQSTTDAFKEKDTNRSGNARISYEDFLILAISCML from the exons ATGGCGAGCTTCCCTTACGGCTCG AACTACCCAGGGTCATCAGGGCCTGCACCAGGGGCTCCACCAGGCAGCTACCTCTCAAGGCAACACCAAGCTGGAGGTCAATACGGCCCCCATTCTGGCCAGTACGGGGGCCCACCACCAGGTAGTCCTTACGGAGGGCCACAACCAAGCGCACCTTATGGAACATCAGCAGCAGGTGGGCTATATGGAAACCAAGCACCAGGTGCACCATATGGAGCTCCGCCACCAGGAGGGCACTTTGGAGTCCCTGCACAAGGAGGCCAGTGTGGACCTTCAGCTCCAGGAGCCCCATATGGGAGTGCATCTTCAGGACATtatggagggccagcaccaggtggTCCATATGGAGGACAGCCATATGGAATTCCACAGCAAGGGCCATATGGATCAGGTGCTCCTTCAGCTG GTGATGTACCAGCAGGTGTAGATCCTGAAGCCTATTCTTGGTTCCAGTCCGTGGACGCAGATCAAAGTGGCTATATCTCGCTGAAGGAACTCAAGCAGGCACTTGTCAACGGCAACTGGTCAACATTTAATGACGACACCTGCCACTTGCTGCTCA CTATGTTTGATAAAAACAAACTTGGTAAGATCGACCTGTATGGTTTTTCCGCACTATGGGGATTTCTTCAGCAGTGGCGCAACATGTTCCAGCAGTTTGATCGGGATCGATCAGGAACCATAAACCCCCAGGAGCTACAACACG CTCTCTCTCAGATGGGTTACAACCTAAGCCCACAGTTTGTCCAGTTCCTTGCAACACGATATGCACAAAAAACCGCTCAGTCCACCATTCAGCTGGACAGTTTCATCCAGATTTGTACACAGTTGCAGAGCACAACTGATGCCTTCAAAGAGAAAGACACCAACCGTTCTGGAAATGCCCGCATCAGTTATGAGGACTTCCTCATTCTTGCTATATCATGCATGCTATGA